A genome region from Salvia splendens isolate huo1 chromosome 19, SspV2, whole genome shotgun sequence includes the following:
- the LOC121779834 gene encoding aspartic proteinase Asp1-like, which translates to MHRELYLKALVLCLLTWIAAAAFQPHTFTKTILKSGRGFRSSLIFSLSGNVYPKGYYHVTMNVGQPPKQYFLDIDTGSDLTWLQCDAPCTKCTPAPHSLYKPKRNLITCIDPVCISLHGPGNHNCQSPDEQCDYEVDYADHGSSLGVMVKDSFPLRFTNGTIVAPKLAFGCGYNQEVQDTTHLPYTDGVLGLGLGKSSILAQLRNMGSIQNVIGHCLSRQGGGFLFFGDDFLPNSGIVWTPLLSQSKYYALGPANLQIGGQATNIKGLPIVFDSGSTYTYFSSPAYNALVSLIKASLNGKQLKDAVEDKSLPICWKGAKPFKSVLDAANHFKPLGLSFTNAKNVQLHLAPESYLVVTEQGNVCLGILNGGEVGLENLNVIGDIFLQDKLVIYDNERQQVGWAPANCNKLPNVDRGDLDQRYATPVFGALRDICPERLRFWTR; encoded by the exons ATGCATAGAGAGTTGTACCTCAAAGCGCTGGTGTTGTGCCTTCTGACATGGATTGCAGCTGCAGCATTCCAGCCTCACACTTTCACCAAAACCATCTTGAAATCCGGCAGAGGCTTCCGCTCCTCTCTGATTTTCTCCCTCTCCGGAAATGTTTATCCAAAAGG GTACTATCATGTAACAATGAATGTGGGGCAGCCTCCGAAGCAGTACTTTCTTGATATCGATACTGGCAGCGATCTCACATGGCTTCAGTGCGATGCACCTTGCACGAAATGCACCCCG GCTCCTCACAGTCTTTACAAACCCAAACGGAACCTCATCACGTGCATTGACCCTGTGTGTATCTCGCTCCATGGCCCGGGGAACCATAATTGTCAATCACCGGATGAGCAGTGTGATTACGAGGTGGATTATGCCGACCATGGTTCATCTTTGGGCGTGATGGTTAAGGACTCGTTTCCGCTTAGGTTTACCAATGGCACCATTGTTGCTCCAAAGCTGGCATTTGG ATGTGGATACAACCAAGAAGTTCAAGACACGACCCATCTGCCTTACACGGATGGAGTCCTCGGACTAGGCCTTGGCAAATCAAGCATCCTAGCTCAGCTACGGAACATGGGTTCGATACAAAATGTCATTGGTCACTGTCTAAGCCGACAAGGTGGAGGGTTTCTCTTCTTTGGAGATGACTTTCTCCCTAATTCAGGAATCGTTTGGACACCGCTATTGAGCCAATC GAAATACTATGCCTTAGGACCGGCCAACCTCCAGATTGGTGGTCAAGCTACTAATATTAAGGGCCTTCCCATAGTTTTCGATAGTGGAAGTACTTACACGTACTTCAGCTCTCCAGCATACAATGCTCTCGTTTCCTTG ATAAAAGCCAGCTTAAACGGAAAGCAGCTGAAAGATGCAGTCGAGGATAAAAGCCTTCCCATCTGCTGGAAAGGCGCTAAGCCCTTCAAGTCGGTTCTTGATGCTGCTAACCACTTCAAGCCTTTGGGTCTGAGCTTCACAAATGCCAAAAATGTGCAGCTTCATCTCGCCCCGGAATCTTACCTTGTTGTTACG GAACAAGGCAATGTCTGCTTAGGCATTCTCAACGGTGGAGAGGTCGGGTTAGAAAATCTGAACGTAATCGGAG ACATTTTCCTGCAAGACAAACTGGTGATCTACGACAACGAGAGGCAGCAAGTGGGATGGGCGCCTGCGAACTGCAACAAGCTTCCAAA CGTGGATCGTGGAGATCTTGATCAGCGTTATGCCACTCCCGTTTTTGGTGCCTTGAGAGATATCTGCCCGGAGAGGCTCAGATTCTGGACGCGTTAG
- the LOC121778085 gene encoding replication factor C subunit 5-like yields MAEVIDVMDIDDDNGNFNSARPNLKGKNVVVSAAPPDTRATPWVEKYRPQSLDDVAAHRDIVETIDRLASGNRLPHLLLYGPPGTGKTSTVLAMARKLYGNKLQNMVLELNASDDRGIDVVRQQIQDFASTQSISFGGKSAVKLVLLDEADAMTKDAQFALRRVIEKYTKSNRFALICNNVNKIIPALQSRCTRFRFAPLDAIHVRDRLRHVIESEGLDVPENGMKALVQLSNGDMRKALNILQSTHMACQQITEEAVYLCTGNPLPKDIEQISHWLLNEPFTSSSQRISEMKTRKGLALVDIVREVTMFVFKIKMPPAVRIQLINDMADIEYRLSMACNDKLQLGSLIAAFTRARGSIVAATA; encoded by the exons ATGGCGGAAGTGATAGATGTCATGGATATCGACGACGACAACGGCAATTTCAATTCCGCCAGGCCCAACCTCAAGGGCAAAAACGTCGTCGTTTCAGCTGCTCCACCGGACACCAGAGCCACCCCTTGGGTAGAGAAATATCGCCCCCAGTCTCTCGATGACGTCGCCGCCCACCGCGACATTGTTGAGACCA TTGATAGATTAGCATCTGGGAACAGATTGCCCCACCTGCTGCTTTATGGACCACCGGGGACAGGGAAGACTTCCACCGTTTTGGCAATGGCTCGGAAACTTTATGGAAACAAGTTGCAAAACATGGTTCTGGAGCTGAATGCATCCGATGATCGTGGTATTGATGTTGTTAGGCAGCAGATTCAGGACTTTGCAAGCACACAGAGCATCTCTTTTGG GGGAAAATCTGCCGTAAAATTGGTTCTACTGGATGAGGCAGATGCCATGACTAAGGATGCCCAGTTTGCTCTTCGCAGAG TGATCGAAAAATACACCAAAAGCAATAGATTTGCTTTGATTTGCAACAATGTCAATAAAATTATTCCAGCACTGCAATCAAGGTGTACACGGTTCCGCTTTGCCCCCCTTGATGCTATTCATGTCAGGGATAGGCTCAGACACGTAATTGAATCTGAAGG GCTTGATGTTCCAGAAAATGGTATGAAAGCTCTTGTACAGCTTAGCAACGGTGATATGAGAAAAGCCTTGAATATTTTACAG TCAACACATATGGCCTGTCAGCAGATCACAGAAGAAGCTGTCTACTTGTGTACTGGGAACCCTTTGCCCAAAGACATCGAGCAGATATCCCATTGGCTCCTGAATGAGCCCTTCACATCTAGCAGCCAAA GAATATCTGAGATGAAGACCAGAAAAGGGTTGGCTCTGGTTGATATCGTGAGAGAAGTTACCAT GTTTGTTTTTAAGATCAAGATGCCACCAGCTGTCCGCATTCAACTTATTAACGATATGGCTGATATCGA ATATAGGTTGAGCATGGCATGCAATGACAAGCTGCAGCTGGGGTCATTAATTGCTGCTTTTACACGAGCCAGAGGTTCGATAGTTGCTGCTACAGCATAA
- the LOC121779964 gene encoding NAC domain-containing protein 2-like, with translation MAAADLQLPPGFRFHPTDEELVMHYLIRRCASQPISVPIVAEIDLYKHDPWELPGLALYGEKEWYFFSPRDRKYPNGSRPNRAAGSGYWKATGADKPIGHPKSVGIKKALVFYSGKAPRGEKTNWIMHEYRLADVDRSARKKNNSLRLDDWVLCRIYNKKGTIERRQQQQQQGNVISRNMTEPEEDDDQKPAILKAMPEAAAVVYDDFMYLDASDSMPRLHTDSSGSEHVLSPEVESAPKLAEWERDFPFGFMGGVSGMIGSAFQEGNYQMEAMQEVFAPYMSKPF, from the exons ATGGCCGCCGCCGATTTGCAATTACCGCCTGGATTCCGGTTCCACCCTACCGACGAAGAGCTCGTGATGCACTACCTGATCCGGAGATGCGCTTCTCAGCCTATCTCCGTTCCAATCGTCGCCGAAATCGACCTCTACAAGCACGATCCATGGGAATTACCAG GCTTGGCTCTGTACGGCGAGAAGGAGTGGTATTTCTTCTCGCCGAGGGACCGGAAGTACCCCAACGGCTCCCGGCCAAATCGCGCCGCCGGGAGCGGTTACTGGAAGGCCACCGGCGCTGACAAGCCGATCGGTCACCCGAAATCCGTCGGAATTAAGAAGGCGCTGGTGTTTTACTCCGGCAAGGCGCCGAGAGGCGAGAAGACCAATTGGATTATGCACGAGTATCGCCTCGCCGACGTCGACCGCTCCGCTCGGAAGAAGAACAATAGCCTTAGG CTGGATGATTGGGTGCTGTGCCGAATTTACAACAAAAAGGGGACGATCGAGCGGcgccagcagcagcagcagcagggGAACGTGATCAGCCGGAATATGACGGAGCCGGAGGAGGACGACGACCAGAAGCCGGCGATTCTGAAGGCGATGCCGGAGGCGGCTGCGGTGGTGTACGACGACTTCATGTACCTCGACGCTTCCGACTCGATGCCGCGGCTGCACACGGACTCGAGCGGCTCCGAGCACGTGCTGTCGCCGGAGGTGGAGAGCGCGCCGAAGCTGGCGGAGTGGGAGAGAGATTTCCCGTTCGGGTTCATGGGCGGCGTAAGCGGGATGATCGGGTCGGCGTTTCAGGAGGGGAATTATCAGATGGAGGCGATGCAGGAGGTGTTCGCGCCGTATATGAGCAAGCCGTTTTGA